A region from the Methanothrix sp. genome encodes:
- a CDS encoding Zn-ribbon domain-containing protein — MPHMCTRCREVFDDGADILKGCPKCGGRMFEYIRERETLITEAMGVRRPPRRTAAIATSVRDRNEIKEEMRRQQVVPENPIQPIATQTSQSSPEDRPIESVRITEPGRYELNLPTLFSRDELVMALKEGTYLIDLNSAFRRSKK; from the coding sequence ATGCCACACATGTGCACCAGATGCAGAGAGGTATTCGATGATGGCGCAGATATCCTCAAAGGCTGCCCGAAGTGCGGCGGGAGGATGTTTGAGTATATCAGAGAGCGCGAGACGCTGATCACGGAGGCGATGGGTGTCAGAAGGCCGCCCAGGAGAACCGCGGCCATCGCCACATCTGTTCGCGACAGGAATGAGATCAAAGAGGAGATGCGTAGACAGCAGGTTGTTCCTGAAAACCCAATCCAGCCGATTGCCACCCAGACATCTCAGAGCTCGCCCGAGGATCGCCCGATAGAGAGCGTCAGGATCACAGAGCCGGGGAGATACGAGCTGAATCTGCCGACGCTATTCTCGAGGGACGAGCTTGTCATGGCATTAAAGGAGGGGACCTATCTGATAGACCTGAACTCGGCCTTCAGAAGGTCTAAGAAATAA
- a CDS encoding DUF2073 domain-containing protein, whose translation MREVQMDLISEEKLNRMTSMEKIRLILDKVKTGRIVVLESGLTPEEEVRLIEMTMTEIRVDEFSGIEIESYPAKRESSFVGRLLGRSSSKGRMTVIGPANQLRTVEKDQYQISTKVSVGD comes from the coding sequence ATGCGGGAAGTACAGATGGACCTCATATCTGAGGAGAAGCTGAACCGCATGACCTCAATGGAGAAGATCCGGCTTATCCTTGACAAGGTCAAGACGGGCAGGATAGTGGTTCTCGAGAGCGGACTCACTCCAGAGGAGGAGGTGAGGCTTATAGAGATGACCATGACGGAGATACGGGTCGATGAGTTCTCAGGAATAGAGATCGAGAGCTATCCTGCAAAGAGGGAGAGCTCCTTTGTGGGCAGGCTGCTTGGAAGAAGCTCATCAAAGGGCAGGATGACGGTGATAGGCCCGGCGAACCAGCTCAGAACGGTCGAAAAGGATCAGTACCAGATAAGCACCAAGGTCTCGGTCGGGGATTAG
- a CDS encoding Era-like GTP-binding protein has translation MGVFKSLRMNLGFWLSRIFGKKRARIGIYGPPNAGKTTLANRIVKDWSGDGAIGTVSPVPHETRRAVRKEGLVINANGASIHLDIVDTPGMATKIDFREFMAYGMSEEEAKRRAKEATEGVIEAIKWLDDLDGVLLVMDSTEDPYTQVNVTVIGNMEARNLPLLIVANKIDLPNAAPSRIKAAFPQHPVVQISALEGNNLDELYNAIALHFG, from the coding sequence ATGGGTGTGTTCAAGAGCCTCCGGATGAACCTGGGATTCTGGCTGAGTCGCATTTTCGGCAAAAAGCGTGCACGAATCGGTATCTACGGGCCACCAAATGCTGGAAAGACCACACTGGCCAACAGGATTGTCAAGGACTGGAGCGGGGATGGGGCGATAGGCACGGTATCTCCAGTCCCACACGAGACCAGAAGAGCGGTTCGAAAGGAGGGCCTTGTGATAAATGCAAATGGCGCGAGCATTCACCTCGATATAGTGGATACGCCAGGAATGGCCACAAAGATAGATTTCAGGGAGTTCATGGCATATGGCATGAGCGAGGAAGAGGCCAAGAGGCGGGCGAAAGAGGCTACTGAGGGAGTCATAGAGGCGATCAAGTGGCTGGACGATCTTGATGGCGTTCTTCTTGTCATGGACTCCACAGAGGATCCATACACGCAGGTCAACGTCACTGTTATAGGCAACATGGAGGCAAGGAACCTGCCGCTTCTCATCGTGGCAAACAAGATCGATCTGCCGAACGCTGCCCCCTCAAGAATAAAGGCCGCATTTCCTCAGCATCCAGTGGTCCAGATCTCGGCGCTGGAGGGGAACAACCTGGACGAGCTGTATAATGCAATAGCATTACACTTCGGGTGA
- the rnhB gene encoding ribonuclease HII, translated as MMLILGVDEAGKGPVIGSMFVAGVVFSEEDIFDLAAFGVKDSKLLSPARREAIERQIISRARGRFVLEVTAQQIDELRMVMSMNEIMVRAHSKVVSGLRADRAILDAADVNAERFAQRVRELSGASMQILAEHDADRKHIVVAAASIIAKVARDRSIRELEATLGRPLGSGYPSDPATVRFLMDWIAENGDLPPFARKSWSTAQRLKASSV; from the coding sequence ATGATGCTCATACTCGGAGTGGACGAGGCCGGAAAGGGGCCTGTCATCGGATCGATGTTCGTCGCTGGTGTTGTTTTCAGCGAGGAGGATATCTTCGATCTGGCAGCATTTGGCGTGAAGGACTCAAAGCTGCTGAGCCCAGCAAGGAGAGAGGCCATCGAGAGGCAGATAATCTCCAGGGCCAGAGGGAGGTTCGTTCTGGAGGTGACCGCGCAGCAGATCGATGAGCTGCGCATGGTCATGTCCATGAATGAGATCATGGTGAGAGCTCATTCCAAAGTTGTTTCCGGACTCAGGGCGGATCGCGCCATTCTCGATGCAGCTGATGTTAATGCTGAGAGGTTCGCTCAGAGGGTCAGGGAGCTATCAGGAGCATCGATGCAGATCCTGGCAGAGCATGATGCAGACAGGAAGCACATCGTGGTTGCAGCAGCATCGATAATCGCCAAGGTTGCCAGGGATAGATCCATCAGAGAGCTCGAGGCCACACTCGGCCGCCCGCTCGGAAGCGGCTATCCTTCAGATCCTGCCACGGTGAGGTTTCTGATGGACTGGATCGCGGAGAACGGGGATTTGCCGCCGTTCGCAAGGAAGAGCTGGAGCACTGCACAACGTTTAAAAGCAAGCTCTGTGTAA
- a CDS encoding alanine--glyoxylate aminotransferase family protein: MSKPMISHRSPEFGRIYDDCRELLREFFETKNEIVVMSGSGTCGMDAAVGGLIGSDDRILTITNGKFGERFTEIGNRYGRAISVDFEWGMPFDLERVEAALEEGVKAVAMVHNETSVGIINPAKEIGRLARKHDAIFIVDGISSIGGNEFRTDEWGIDIAITGSQKCLAVPPGLAIVSVSERAEEALNESSGSYYADLRAHLKSARKKPTQTPFTPAVPLFYALQEALHMAKEEGFEARRARIARLAEAVRAAASALGIELFPVLNEYSRYSNTVTAMKIPPMINDEKLRGGMKKQGVVVSGGQERLKGKIFRIGTMGVCSEGDVLRTIQALELVLAKEGVIKAPGEGVAAASKVLDR; this comes from the coding sequence ATGTCGAAGCCGATGATAAGCCACAGGAGCCCGGAGTTTGGCAGGATATACGACGACTGCAGGGAGCTCCTGCGGGAGTTCTTCGAGACAAAGAACGAGATCGTGGTCATGAGCGGGTCCGGCACGTGCGGGATGGACGCTGCTGTTGGCGGGCTGATAGGCAGTGACGACAGGATACTCACTATAACCAACGGAAAGTTCGGCGAGCGGTTCACGGAGATAGGCAACAGGTACGGCAGAGCGATATCAGTCGATTTTGAATGGGGAATGCCATTCGACCTCGAGCGCGTGGAGGCAGCGCTTGAGGAGGGTGTGAAGGCAGTGGCCATGGTCCACAACGAGACCTCTGTGGGCATAATCAATCCTGCCAAGGAGATAGGCAGACTTGCGAGAAAGCACGACGCTATATTCATAGTGGACGGCATATCCTCAATCGGCGGAAACGAGTTCAGGACCGATGAGTGGGGTATAGATATAGCGATAACAGGGTCGCAGAAGTGCCTTGCCGTGCCGCCCGGGCTGGCGATAGTATCCGTGAGCGAGCGTGCAGAGGAGGCGCTCAATGAGAGCTCAGGTAGCTACTATGCGGATCTGAGGGCGCATCTCAAGAGCGCGAGAAAGAAGCCCACCCAGACACCATTCACGCCTGCGGTTCCTCTCTTCTATGCGCTCCAGGAGGCGCTGCACATGGCGAAGGAGGAGGGCTTCGAGGCGAGGAGAGCACGCATAGCCAGGCTCGCTGAGGCTGTCAGAGCTGCGGCATCAGCGCTGGGTATAGAGCTCTTCCCTGTCCTGAATGAGTACTCCAGGTACTCGAACACAGTTACAGCGATGAAGATCCCGCCGATGATCAATGATGAAAAGCTCAGGGGCGGCATGAAAAAGCAGGGGGTTGTCGTTTCAGGCGGCCAGGAGAGGCTGAAGGGGAAGATCTTCAGGATAGGCACCATGGGCGTATGCTCTGAGGGGGATGTTCTGAGAACCATACAGGCTTTAGAGCTTGTCCTCGCAAAAGAGGGTGTGATCAAAGCGCCAGGCGAGGGGGTTGCGGCTGCATCAAAGGTGCTTGACAGATGA